The following are from one region of the Pseudazoarcus pumilus genome:
- a CDS encoding cytochrome C assembly family protein, with amino-acid sequence MDHILLHLVAASIYAGLALWLRRGGTAGTPARSLSAPEQGVLLVALAAHGLALHSAMFADGTMRFGFGPAISMMVWLAICFYWIETFYAALHGLHALALPAGVVAVLVSLVLPGQQMLANADSPAFRAHFIVAMLAYSLFTLAALHALLMAVAERQLHSGRISRSIAALPPLMTMETLLFRLIGIAFVLLTLTLGSGVLFSEELFGQPFRVDHKTVFAFISWLLFAVLLIGRRARGWRGRVALRWTLAGFIALLLAYLGSRFVLEVLLARGG; translated from the coding sequence ATGGATCATATTCTACTGCATCTGGTCGCCGCCTCGATCTACGCCGGTCTCGCACTGTGGCTGCGTCGCGGCGGCACGGCCGGCACCCCGGCACGCTCGCTCTCGGCTCCCGAACAAGGCGTGCTGCTGGTCGCGCTCGCCGCCCACGGGCTGGCCCTGCACTCGGCGATGTTCGCCGACGGCACGATGCGTTTCGGCTTCGGGCCGGCGATCTCGATGATGGTGTGGCTGGCGATCTGCTTCTACTGGATCGAAACCTTCTACGCCGCGCTGCACGGGCTGCACGCGCTGGCCCTGCCGGCCGGCGTGGTCGCGGTGCTGGTGTCGCTGGTCCTGCCCGGCCAGCAGATGCTGGCCAATGCCGATTCGCCCGCCTTTCGCGCGCACTTCATCGTCGCGATGCTCGCCTACAGCCTGTTTACGCTGGCCGCGCTGCACGCCTTGCTGATGGCCGTGGCCGAACGCCAACTGCACAGCGGCCGCATCTCGCGCAGCATCGCCGCACTGCCGCCGCTGATGACGATGGAGACCCTGCTCTTCCGGCTCATCGGCATCGCCTTCGTGCTGCTCACGCTCACGCTGGGCTCGGGCGTGCTCTTCTCCGAGGAGCTTTTCGGCCAGCCCTTCCGCGTGGATCACAAGACCGTCTTCGCCTTCATCTCGTGGCTGCTCTTCGCGGTGCTGCTGATCGGACGGCGCGCACGCGGCTGGCGCGGGCGCGTCGCGCTGCGCTGGACACTGGCGGGCTTCATCGCGTTGCTGCTGGCCTATCTGGGCAGTCGCTTCGTGCTCGAGGTGCTGCTCGCGCGCGGCGGCTGA
- a CDS encoding M48 family metallopeptidase yields the protein MIFGLKRRRGSAPASVEQASVELAGRRLDYRLRRSARRTLALRVDHRGVQVSAPQRLPEAEIEAFLLANHGWLERKLGDLRSAASVAAFEAVDGALFPLEGRPARLVVVPGRRRACWSVGEDGVEELWLGDGVDTRAALLRALKARATERFTPRLAEYCARLGRAPVPLRLTSARTRWGSCSTRSGIRLHWRLIHVAPALADYVIAHEVAHLAEMNHSPRFWQIVEALYPNWREARRALAEVARTLPAIDARDTLAPEDM from the coding sequence TTGATCTTCGGCCTCAAGCGCAGGCGCGGATCCGCGCCGGCAAGCGTCGAGCAGGCCAGCGTGGAACTGGCCGGACGCCGTCTGGACTATCGATTGCGCCGCTCGGCGCGACGCACGCTGGCCCTGCGCGTCGATCACCGCGGCGTGCAGGTGTCGGCGCCCCAGCGCCTGCCGGAAGCCGAGATCGAAGCTTTCCTCCTGGCCAACCACGGCTGGCTGGAACGCAAGCTTGGGGATCTGCGCTCGGCCGCGAGCGTGGCCGCCTTCGAGGCTGTCGACGGTGCGCTTTTCCCGCTCGAAGGACGCCCGGCGCGGCTCGTCGTCGTGCCCGGTCGTCGTCGCGCGTGCTGGTCGGTTGGCGAGGACGGCGTCGAGGAACTGTGGCTCGGTGATGGCGTCGATACACGGGCGGCCCTGCTGCGCGCCCTGAAGGCGCGCGCGACCGAACGCTTTACGCCGCGCCTGGCCGAGTACTGCGCCCGGCTCGGGCGCGCGCCGGTGCCGCTGCGGCTGACCTCGGCGCGCACGCGCTGGGGCAGTTGCAGCACCCGTTCCGGCATCCGCCTGCACTGGCGCCTGATCCATGTGGCGCCAGCGCTGGCCGACTACGTCATCGCGCACGAGGTCGCACATCTGGCGGAGATGAATCATTCGCCGCGTTTCTGGCAGATCGTGGAGGCGCTCTACCCGAACTGGCGCGAGGCGCGCCGCGCGCTCGCCGAGGTGGCACGCACGCTGCCGGCGATCGATGCGCGCGACACCCTCGCACCCGAAGACATGTGA
- the gloA gene encoding lactoylglutathione lyase, producing MRLLHTMLRVGDLERSIEFYTQVLGMDLLRRSENPEYEYSLAFVGFDGGNPGQAEIELTYNWGQSEYDMGTAYGHIALGVDDIHAACERIRAAGGNITREPGPVKGGKTVIAFITDPDGYKIELIERKDDAGTGQGLR from the coding sequence ATGCGATTGCTGCACACCATGCTGCGCGTAGGCGATCTCGAACGTTCGATCGAGTTCTACACCCAGGTCCTGGGCATGGACCTGCTGCGCCGCTCGGAGAACCCGGAGTACGAATACTCGCTGGCCTTCGTCGGCTTTGACGGCGGCAACCCCGGTCAGGCCGAGATCGAGCTGACCTACAACTGGGGCCAGAGCGAATACGACATGGGTACGGCCTATGGCCACATCGCGCTGGGCGTCGACGACATCCACGCCGCCTGTGAGCGCATCCGCGCGGCCGGCGGCAACATCACGCGCGAACCCGGCCCGGTCAAGGGCGGCAAGACCGTGATCGCCTTCATCACCGACCCGGACGGCTACAAGATCGAGCTGATCGAGCGCAAGGACGACGCTGGCACGGGGCAGGGCCTGCGCTGA
- the dnaG gene encoding DNA primase, translating to MIPKSFIQDLLARVDIVDVVSPHLTLKKGGANYFACCPFHGEKTPSFSISPSKQFYHCFGCGVHGNAIDFLMELQGLTFVEAIHELARQNGLEVPQERSTPGEQPRRAQGHDALLEAMECAARFYREQLKHSPEAIDYLKRRGLTGEIAARFGIGFAPAGWQALAGVFDDYKAKALLEAGLVIDNEQGRRYDRFRERIMFPIQDRRGRVIAFGGRVLDAGEPKYLNSPETPLFEKGRELYGLRQAMQAMREEGFALVVEGYMDVVALAQFGIGNAVATLGTATTSHHVAALMRHAERIVFCFDGDAAGRKAARRALESSLEALRDDAVLAFLFLPDGHDPDSYVRAQGAEALRSAAAHATPLTQFLMDSLAADCALDTAEGRARLVHDAKPLVTRVGAPLLRLQLIKEVAECGGLTQDEVERAWGIARSAQPPARRNADERARAPRRAPARRAPRHRPTGAAATLLRIILQQPAWIARVPIDLIPEEDEAGRALLVLADAASIGETLPSGGIAQVLEFFRDSPHHRTVSAAAAELVGADYDESVVETMFEDTLHKLAADRIEHDIRDLTDRERSSGLSAAERKRLTELIAEKHRQRSAGKS from the coding sequence ATGATTCCGAAGTCCTTCATCCAGGATCTGCTCGCACGCGTCGACATCGTCGACGTCGTCTCGCCGCATCTGACGCTGAAAAAGGGTGGCGCGAACTATTTCGCGTGCTGCCCGTTTCACGGCGAGAAGACCCCGTCGTTCTCGATCAGCCCGAGCAAGCAGTTCTACCACTGCTTCGGCTGCGGCGTGCACGGCAATGCGATCGACTTCCTGATGGAGTTGCAAGGCCTGACCTTCGTCGAGGCGATCCACGAACTGGCGCGCCAGAACGGTCTCGAAGTGCCGCAGGAGCGCAGCACGCCGGGTGAGCAGCCGCGCCGTGCCCAGGGGCACGACGCCCTGCTCGAGGCGATGGAATGCGCCGCGCGCTTCTATCGCGAACAGCTCAAGCACTCGCCCGAGGCGATCGACTACCTGAAACGTCGCGGACTCACCGGCGAGATCGCCGCGCGCTTTGGCATCGGCTTCGCACCCGCGGGCTGGCAGGCGCTGGCCGGCGTGTTCGACGACTACAAGGCCAAGGCCCTGCTCGAGGCCGGCCTGGTCATCGACAACGAACAGGGGCGCCGTTACGATCGCTTTCGCGAACGCATCATGTTTCCGATCCAGGACCGGCGCGGGCGCGTGATCGCCTTCGGCGGACGCGTGCTCGATGCTGGCGAGCCCAAGTACCTCAACTCGCCCGAGACGCCGCTGTTCGAAAAGGGGCGTGAGCTGTACGGCCTGCGCCAGGCCATGCAGGCGATGCGCGAGGAAGGCTTCGCGCTGGTGGTCGAGGGCTACATGGACGTGGTCGCGCTGGCGCAGTTCGGCATCGGCAATGCAGTGGCAACGCTTGGCACGGCGACCACTTCGCACCACGTGGCGGCGCTGATGCGTCACGCCGAGCGCATCGTGTTCTGCTTCGACGGCGACGCGGCCGGGCGCAAGGCGGCGCGGCGCGCGCTCGAATCCTCGCTGGAGGCGCTGCGCGACGACGCCGTGCTGGCCTTCCTGTTCCTGCCCGACGGCCACGATCCGGACTCCTACGTGCGCGCTCAAGGGGCCGAGGCGCTGCGCAGCGCGGCCGCGCACGCCACGCCGCTGACGCAGTTCCTGATGGATTCGCTGGCGGCCGACTGCGCGCTCGACACCGCCGAGGGTCGCGCCCGCCTGGTGCACGACGCCAAGCCGCTGGTGACCCGCGTGGGCGCACCCCTGCTGCGCCTGCAACTGATCAAGGAGGTGGCCGAATGTGGCGGCCTGACGCAGGACGAGGTCGAGCGCGCATGGGGCATCGCGCGCAGCGCGCAGCCCCCGGCGCGCCGCAATGCCGATGAGCGCGCGCGCGCGCCGCGTCGCGCACCCGCACGTCGCGCGCCACGGCACCGTCCCACCGGCGCGGCCGCGACCCTGTTGCGCATCATCCTGCAACAGCCGGCGTGGATCGCGCGCGTGCCCATCGACCTCATCCCCGAAGAGGACGAGGCCGGACGCGCCCTGCTCGTTCTGGCCGACGCGGCGAGCATCGGCGAGACCCTGCCCTCGGGCGGCATCGCCCAGGTGCTCGAGTTCTTCCGCGACAGCCCCCACCACCGCACGGTGTCGGCGGCCGCGGCCGAACTGGTCGGCGCGGACTACGATGAAAGCGTCGTCGAGACGATGTTCGAGGACACGCTGCACAAGCTGGCCGCCGACCGCATCGAGCACGACATCCGCGATCTGACCGATCGCGAACGCTCGTCCGGGCTGAGCGCGGCCGAGCGCAAACGACTGACCGAGCTCATCGCGGAGAAGCATCGCCAGCGCAGTGCCGGCAAAAGCTGA
- a CDS encoding competence/damage-inducible protein A gives MAFGAIIIGDEILSGRRQDRHLAKLIELLGARGLKLAWARYVGDDAARLLPVLRESFATGDVVFSFGGIGATPDDRTRQCAAAALDLPLALHPDAEAAIRARFGDDINEHRLQMGVFPAGCDIVPNPYNGIPGFSIREHYFVPGFPVMAWPMVEWVLDSLYLHLHHAEDYVERAIVVPDAYESALIDLMERLMHDYPDTTVFSLPTVASESQCRSIELGVKGPAVSVAAAMEAMCEGVSAVGYVWQERA, from the coding sequence ATGGCTTTCGGCGCAATCATCATCGGTGACGAGATCCTCTCGGGGCGACGGCAGGACCGCCATCTGGCGAAACTCATCGAGCTGCTCGGTGCGCGCGGCCTGAAGCTTGCCTGGGCGCGCTACGTCGGCGACGACGCGGCGCGCTTGCTGCCGGTGCTGCGCGAGAGCTTCGCCACTGGCGACGTGGTGTTTTCCTTCGGCGGCATCGGCGCCACGCCGGATGACCGCACGCGCCAGTGCGCGGCGGCAGCGCTCGATCTGCCGCTGGCGCTGCATCCGGATGCCGAAGCGGCGATCCGCGCGCGTTTCGGCGACGACATCAACGAGCATCGCCTGCAAATGGGCGTGTTTCCGGCCGGTTGCGACATCGTGCCCAATCCGTACAACGGCATTCCGGGCTTCTCGATCCGCGAGCACTACTTCGTGCCCGGTTTTCCGGTGATGGCCTGGCCCATGGTCGAGTGGGTGCTCGACAGCCTCTATCTCCATCTGCACCACGCCGAGGACTACGTCGAGCGCGCCATCGTCGTGCCCGATGCCTACGAGAGCGCGCTCATCGACCTGATGGAGCGCCTCATGCACGACTACCCGGATACCACCGTGTTCAGTCTTCCCACGGTTGCCAGCGAATCGCAGTGTCGCTCCATCGAACTCGGCGTGAAGGGGCCGGCGGTCAGTGTCGCGGCCGCGATGGAGGCGATGTGCGAGGGTGTCTCCGCGGTGGGCTACGTCTGGCAGGAGCGCGCTTGA
- the rpoD gene encoding RNA polymerase sigma factor RpoD has product MARENAKGSRKDSPKGRTPRSRKKAENSVEANAAAVAALDPEVRRTQLKALIALGKERSYLTYAEISDHLPDDVADAEQIEGIIGTFNNMGIQVFDEAPAAEDLLMSDNVPTSVDEETAEEEAEQALSSVDSEFGRTTDPVRMYMREMGTVELLTREGEIEIAKRIEEGLKHMVQAISACPSTIVEMLDAAERIGADEMRVEEFVDGLVEPDTGEDARLDADEDDADTDDDLSDSSDDDDSDDSDDDDEATAADKEASINAANLLKLKTEVLERFVQISELHERQQAILAQGNGKTDEYNDLQRQISDILLSIRFTAKTIERLCDSVRHLVEQVRGHERQILRLCVDRAGMPRPHFIKSFPGRETDLDWLKREIAIAKGYTDGLMRVHPAVVEEQQKLIELQDVTSISLKDIKDINRQMSTGEAKMRRAKREMTEANLRLVISIAKKYTNRGLQFLDLIQEGNIGLMKAVDKFEYRRGYKFSTYATWWIRQAITRSIADQARTIRIPVHMIETINKMNRISRQILQETGLEPDPATLAEKMEMPEEKIRKIMKISKEPISMETPIGDDDDSHLGDFIEDQATLAPADAAMVSSLREATSDVLDSLTIREAKVLRMRFGIEMNTDHTLEEVGKQFDVTRERIRQIEAKALRKLRHPSRSERLRSFLDNES; this is encoded by the coding sequence ATGGCCCGCGAAAATGCCAAGGGTTCGCGCAAGGACAGCCCCAAGGGGCGCACCCCCCGAAGCAGGAAGAAGGCCGAGAACTCGGTCGAGGCGAACGCCGCCGCAGTGGCGGCGCTCGATCCTGAGGTCCGTCGCACCCAGCTCAAGGCGCTGATCGCCCTGGGCAAGGAGCGCAGCTACCTGACCTACGCGGAAATCAGCGACCACCTGCCCGACGACGTCGCGGACGCCGAACAGATCGAAGGCATCATCGGCACCTTCAACAACATGGGCATCCAGGTCTTCGACGAGGCTCCGGCCGCCGAAGACCTGCTCATGTCGGACAACGTGCCGACCTCGGTCGACGAGGAGACCGCCGAAGAGGAAGCCGAACAGGCGCTCTCGTCGGTCGACTCCGAATTCGGCCGCACAACCGACCCGGTGCGCATGTACATGCGCGAGATGGGCACGGTCGAGCTGCTCACGCGCGAGGGCGAAATCGAGATCGCCAAGCGCATCGAGGAAGGCCTCAAGCACATGGTGCAGGCCATCTCCGCGTGCCCGAGCACCATCGTCGAGATGCTCGACGCCGCCGAGCGCATCGGCGCCGACGAGATGCGCGTCGAGGAGTTCGTCGACGGTCTGGTCGAACCCGACACCGGCGAGGACGCGCGCCTGGACGCCGACGAGGATGACGCCGATACCGACGACGACTTGTCCGACTCGAGCGACGACGACGATTCCGACGACTCGGACGACGACGACGAGGCCACCGCTGCCGACAAGGAAGCGAGCATCAACGCGGCCAACCTGCTCAAGCTCAAGACGGAGGTACTGGAGCGCTTCGTGCAGATCAGCGAGCTGCATGAACGCCAGCAGGCCATCCTCGCCCAGGGCAACGGCAAGACGGACGAGTACAACGATCTGCAGCGGCAGATTTCGGACATCCTGCTGTCGATCCGCTTCACCGCCAAGACCATCGAGCGCCTGTGCGACTCGGTGCGCCATCTGGTCGAGCAGGTGCGCGGCCACGAGCGCCAGATCCTGCGCCTGTGCGTGGATCGCGCCGGCATGCCGCGCCCGCACTTCATCAAGTCCTTCCCCGGACGCGAGACCGATCTGGACTGGCTCAAGCGTGAGATCGCCATCGCCAAGGGCTACACCGACGGCCTGATGCGCGTGCACCCCGCGGTGGTCGAGGAGCAGCAGAAGCTCATCGAGCTGCAGGACGTGACCAGCATCTCGCTCAAGGACATCAAGGATATCAACCGTCAGATGTCCACGGGTGAGGCCAAGATGCGTCGCGCCAAGCGCGAGATGACCGAGGCCAACCTGCGCCTGGTGATCTCCATCGCCAAGAAGTACACCAACCGCGGCCTGCAGTTCCTCGACCTGATCCAGGAGGGCAACATCGGCCTGATGAAGGCGGTGGACAAGTTCGAGTATCGCCGCGGCTACAAATTCTCGACCTATGCAACGTGGTGGATCCGCCAGGCCATCACGCGCTCGATCGCCGACCAGGCGCGCACCATCCGCATCCCGGTGCACATGATCGAGACCATCAACAAGATGAACCGCATCAGCCGCCAGATACTGCAGGAGACCGGCCTCGAGCCCGATCCGGCGACGCTGGCCGAGAAGATGGAGATGCCCGAGGAGAAGATCCGCAAGATCATGAAGATCTCCAAGGAGCCCATCTCCATGGAGACGCCGATCGGTGACGACGACGACTCGCATCTGGGCGACTTCATCGAGGACCAGGCCACGCTGGCGCCGGCCGACGCGGCGATGGTCTCCAGCCTGCGAGAAGCCACCTCCGACGTGCTCGATTCGCTGACCATCCGCGAGGCCAAGGTGCTGCGCATGCGCTTCGGCATCGAGATGAACACCGACCACACGCTCGAAGAGGTCGGCAAGCAGTTCGACGTCACGCGCGAGCGCATCCGTCAGATCGAAGCCAAGGCCCTGCGCAAGCTGCGCCACCCCAGTCGCTCCGAGCGGCTGCGCAGCTTCCTCGACAACGAGAGCTGA
- the ffh gene encoding signal recognition particle protein produces MLDNLTTRLSRVVKTLRGQARLTEDNIQEALREVRMALLEADVALPVVKEFIARVREKAVGQEVVGSLTPGQALVGVVHDELTALMGGEHAGLDLAARPPAVILMAGLQGAGKTTTTGKLGKLLVERMKKKVLAVSADVYRPAAIEQLRTVAEQAGIDFFPSSPEQKPVDIARAALDHARRHYYDVVLLDTAGRLAIDEAMMAEIQALHAAVEPVETLFVVDAMLGQDAVNTARAFNEALPLTGVVLTKLDGDSRGGAALSVRHVTGKPLKFAGVGEKLTGLEEFHPQRMASRILGMGDIMGLVEDARRGVDEGEARALAQKLKTGKGFDLEDFKAQIGQMRKMGGLSSMLEKMPAQFAAAAGQLQGGAQEKSIGRIEGIINSMTPAERAKPEILKASRKRRIAAGAGVSVQEVNRLLKQFEQTQKMMKQFSKGGMQKMMRGMKGMLPGMMR; encoded by the coding sequence ATGCTGGACAACCTCACCACCCGCCTGTCGCGCGTCGTCAAGACCTTGCGCGGCCAGGCCCGCCTGACCGAAGACAACATCCAGGAGGCTCTGCGCGAGGTGCGCATGGCGCTGCTCGAAGCCGATGTGGCCCTGCCCGTGGTCAAGGAATTCATCGCGCGTGTGCGCGAGAAGGCCGTCGGTCAGGAGGTCGTCGGTTCGCTCACGCCGGGGCAGGCGCTGGTTGGCGTCGTGCACGACGAACTGACCGCGCTGATGGGGGGCGAGCACGCCGGGCTGGATCTGGCCGCCCGTCCGCCCGCCGTGATCCTGATGGCCGGCCTGCAGGGCGCGGGCAAGACCACCACCACCGGCAAGCTCGGCAAGTTGCTCGTCGAGCGCATGAAGAAGAAGGTGCTGGCCGTTTCGGCCGACGTCTATCGTCCGGCGGCGATCGAGCAGCTCAGAACCGTCGCCGAACAGGCCGGCATCGATTTCTTCCCGTCCTCGCCCGAGCAGAAGCCGGTGGACATCGCGCGCGCCGCGCTCGATCACGCGCGTCGCCACTACTACGACGTGGTGCTGCTCGACACCGCCGGCCGGCTGGCCATCGACGAGGCCATGATGGCCGAGATCCAGGCCCTGCACGCGGCGGTCGAACCGGTCGAGACGCTGTTCGTGGTCGACGCCATGCTCGGTCAGGATGCCGTGAATACCGCGCGCGCCTTCAACGAAGCGCTGCCGCTGACCGGTGTCGTGCTGACCAAGCTCGACGGCGATTCGCGCGGCGGCGCGGCGTTGTCGGTGCGCCACGTGACCGGCAAGCCGCTCAAGTTTGCCGGCGTCGGCGAGAAGCTCACCGGCCTGGAAGAATTCCACCCGCAGCGCATGGCCAGCCGCATCCTGGGCATGGGCGACATCATGGGCCTGGTCGAGGATGCGCGCCGTGGCGTCGACGAGGGCGAGGCGCGTGCGCTCGCGCAGAAGCTCAAGACCGGCAAGGGCTTCGACCTTGAAGACTTCAAGGCGCAGATCGGGCAGATGCGCAAGATGGGTGGGCTGTCCTCGATGCTCGAGAAGATGCCCGCACAGTTCGCCGCGGCCGCCGGCCAGTTGCAGGGGGGGGCGCAGGAGAAGTCGATCGGCCGCATCGAAGGCATCATCAATTCCATGACGCCGGCAGAGCGGGCCAAGCCGGAGATTCTCAAGGCCAGCCGCAAGCGCCGCATCGCGGCTGGTGCCGGTGTGTCGGTGCAGGAGGTCAACCGCCTGCTCAAGCAGTTCGAGCAGACGCAGAAGATGATGAAGCAGTTCTCCAAGGGCGGCATGCAGAAGATGATGCGCGGCATGAAGGGCATGCTCCCCGGCATGATGCGCTAG
- a CDS encoding EI24 domain-containing protein, whose translation MSEMFTAFGRAIGSLRTPGMLWHMIWPAIVALLLWIVGAIFSWSVLVGAAMGWIETWPFAGEWVQGSEIAAGTALILVKIALVLAMVPLIYLTAAMLVAIFALPMMIERVARDEYADLEERRGGSNLGSITNTLWASVLFVVLLVVSLPLWLIPGVGLLVSLVLTAWLNARSFGYDSLMQHADRDEIATLPRARREPMLLLGGACALLAHVPFVNLVAPAFSALVFVHFMLQSLRRERAGALA comes from the coding sequence ATGAGCGAGATGTTCACCGCCTTCGGCCGCGCCATCGGCAGCCTGCGTACGCCGGGCATGCTGTGGCACATGATCTGGCCGGCGATCGTCGCGCTGCTGCTGTGGATCGTCGGTGCGATCTTCTCGTGGTCGGTGTTGGTCGGCGCTGCGATGGGCTGGATCGAGACCTGGCCGTTCGCCGGCGAATGGGTGCAGGGCTCGGAGATCGCCGCCGGCACGGCGCTGATCCTGGTCAAGATCGCGCTGGTGCTGGCGATGGTCCCGCTGATCTATCTCACGGCGGCGATGCTGGTGGCGATCTTCGCGTTACCGATGATGATCGAGCGCGTTGCCCGCGACGAGTACGCGGATCTTGAAGAGCGGCGCGGTGGCAGCAACCTGGGCAGCATCACGAATACGCTGTGGGCGAGCGTGCTGTTCGTCGTTCTCCTCGTCGTCAGCCTGCCGCTGTGGCTGATTCCGGGCGTCGGCCTGCTGGTCTCGCTGGTGCTCACGGCCTGGCTCAACGCGCGATCCTTCGGCTACGACTCGCTGATGCAACATGCCGACCGCGACGAGATCGCGACCCTGCCGCGTGCGCGGCGCGAGCCCATGCTGTTGCTCGGCGGTGCCTGCGCGCTGCTCGCCCACGTGCCATTCGTCAACCTCGTCGCACCGGCCTTCAGCGCGCTGGTGTTCGTGCATTTCATGCTGCAGTCCCTGCGCCGCGAACGCGCCGGCGCGTTGGCCTGA